From a single Paraburkholderia sp. D15 genomic region:
- a CDS encoding beta-ketoacyl-ACP synthase III has translation MAQSTIYSRVLGTGSYLPPGRVTNQDLAERLARQGVETSDEWIVARTGIHARHFAEPDVTTSDLALIAAQRAIEAADVDPQSIDLIIVATSTPDFVFPSTACLLQNKLGIKNNGAAFDVQAVCSGFAYAVATADSFIRSGQHRTALVIGAETFSRILDFKDRTTCVLFGDGAGAVILQASDEPGVLASALHADGSHSNILCTPGNVNGGVIEGSAFLHMDGQAVFKLAVNVLEKVAVEALAKANLSADQIDWLIPHQANIRIMQSTCRKLGLPQERMVVTVGEHGNTSAASIPLAFDVAVRDGRIKRGQNVLIEGVGGGFTWGASVIRY, from the coding sequence ATGGCTCAATCGACAATTTATTCCCGCGTGCTGGGCACCGGCAGCTACCTGCCGCCCGGTCGCGTCACCAATCAGGATCTGGCCGAACGTCTCGCCCGCCAGGGCGTCGAGACCAGTGACGAATGGATCGTCGCCCGCACGGGCATTCATGCGCGTCACTTCGCCGAACCCGATGTCACGACCAGCGACCTCGCGCTGATCGCCGCGCAGCGCGCGATCGAAGCGGCGGACGTCGATCCGCAGTCCATCGACCTCATCATCGTCGCTACCTCCACGCCGGACTTCGTGTTTCCGAGTACCGCGTGTCTGTTGCAGAATAAGCTCGGCATCAAGAACAATGGCGCGGCGTTCGACGTGCAGGCGGTCTGCTCGGGCTTCGCGTACGCGGTCGCGACGGCGGACAGTTTCATTCGCAGCGGCCAGCACCGCACGGCGCTGGTGATCGGCGCTGAGACCTTCTCGCGCATTCTCGATTTCAAGGACCGCACCACCTGCGTGCTGTTCGGCGACGGCGCCGGCGCGGTGATCCTGCAGGCCTCCGACGAACCGGGCGTGCTGGCTAGCGCGTTGCACGCGGACGGCAGCCACTCGAACATTCTCTGCACGCCGGGCAACGTGAACGGCGGCGTGATCGAAGGTAGCGCGTTCCTGCACATGGACGGTCAGGCGGTCTTCAAGCTTGCCGTCAACGTGCTCGAAAAGGTCGCGGTCGAGGCGCTTGCCAAGGCCAATCTGTCGGCCGATCAGATCGACTGGCTGATTCCGCATCAAGCCAATATCCGCATCATGCAAAGCACCTGCCGCAAGCTCGGCTTGCCGCAGGAGCGCATGGTCGTCACGGTGGGCGAGCACGGCAATACGTCGGCTGCGTCCATTCCGCTCGCATTCGACGTCGCGGTGCGCGACGGCCGCATCAAGCGCGGCCAGAACGTGCTGATCGAAGGCGTCGGCGGCGGCTTCACGTGGGGCGCGTCGGTCATCCGCTACTGA
- a CDS encoding Maf-like protein: MPDSLNRPPRLILASSSRYRRELLERLRVPFDVIVPAIDETPHAGETPEATALRLAEAKARAVATSLGAGEAALVIGSDQVATYDGLQIGKPGTHEKALGQLQAMRGREVLFHSALCLYDSRTGSVQTLDVITRVQFRDLPDASLEAYLRAETPYDVAGSAKSEGLGIALLEAIHSDDPTALVGLPLIALSRMLLAAGYPLLGV, encoded by the coding sequence ATGCCAGACTCCCTCAATCGCCCGCCACGTCTGATTCTGGCGTCGAGTTCGCGCTACCGCCGCGAACTGCTCGAACGCCTGCGCGTGCCGTTCGACGTCATCGTGCCCGCCATCGACGAAACGCCGCACGCCGGCGAAACGCCCGAAGCGACCGCCCTGCGCCTCGCCGAAGCGAAGGCACGCGCCGTCGCAACCAGCCTCGGTGCCGGCGAGGCCGCGCTCGTGATCGGCTCCGACCAGGTCGCCACCTACGACGGCCTGCAAATCGGCAAACCCGGCACGCACGAGAAGGCGCTCGGTCAATTGCAGGCAATGCGCGGCCGGGAAGTCCTGTTTCATAGCGCGTTGTGTCTTTACGACAGCCGCACCGGCTCGGTACAAACGCTCGACGTGATCACCCGCGTGCAATTCCGTGACTTGCCCGACGCGTCGCTGGAAGCCTATCTGCGTGCCGAAACGCCGTATGACGTCGCCGGCAGCGCCAAATCGGAAGGGCTCGGCATCGCGCTGCTCGAAGCGATTCATTCCGACGATCCGACCGCGCTGGTCGGCCTGCCGTTGATCGCGCTGTCGCGCATGTTGCTCGCCGCGGGTTATCCGCTTCTGGGGGTTTGA
- a CDS encoding SAM-dependent methyltransferase, whose product MSGTLYLIPNTLGEGDADALDAVLPAPVRARAASLHYYIGENAKTTRAFLKKVGTERPIQEIEIRELNVNTPAGEIDKLLAPLLAGTDAGLVSEAGCPAVADPGALLVRRAHERGVKVVPFVGPSSILLALMASGLNGQSFAFHGYLPVDATERAKRLRDLEQQSRKSRQTQIFIETPYRNRALLDTLLSTCAPSTLVCVAVDLTLETETIASHSVADWKKKPAIDLHKRPAIFLILAV is encoded by the coding sequence ATGAGCGGCACGCTATATCTGATTCCGAACACGCTGGGCGAAGGCGACGCCGACGCGCTCGACGCCGTCCTGCCCGCGCCCGTGCGGGCCCGCGCCGCGTCGCTGCACTATTACATCGGCGAAAACGCCAAGACTACGCGCGCATTTCTCAAGAAAGTCGGCACCGAGCGGCCGATCCAGGAAATCGAAATTCGCGAACTGAACGTCAACACGCCGGCCGGCGAGATCGACAAGCTGCTCGCCCCATTGCTGGCGGGCACGGACGCGGGGCTCGTCTCCGAAGCCGGCTGCCCGGCGGTGGCGGATCCGGGCGCGTTGCTGGTGCGGCGCGCGCACGAGCGCGGGGTGAAAGTGGTGCCGTTCGTCGGGCCGAGTTCGATCTTGCTGGCCTTGATGGCATCGGGACTCAACGGCCAGAGCTTTGCATTCCACGGCTATCTTCCCGTCGATGCCACCGAGCGCGCCAAGCGTCTGCGCGATCTGGAGCAACAGTCGCGCAAGAGCCGGCAGACGCAGATTTTTATCGAGACTCCGTACCGGAATCGGGCGTTGCTGGACACGTTACTCTCGACCTGCGCGCCGTCCACGCTGGTTTGCGTCGCGGTGGATTTGACGCTGGAGACGGAAACCATCGCCAGTCATAGCGTGGCCGACTGGAAGAAGAAGCCGGCGATCGACCTGCATAAACGGCCGGCGATTTTTCTGATTCTGGCTGTTTGA
- a CDS encoding S49 family peptidase, whose translation MPDNLTPEPKEPSLTGRPRSPADEPGWERAALERIALAAVNEQRAARRWKIFFRFVFLIVLVLAIWGAVDFSGDKVATSGRHTAMVTLDGEIAADTNANAEDINTALDSAFDDAGTAGVILRCNSPGGSPVQAGIIYNEIRRLRAKYPSIPLYVVVGDMCASGGYYAAAAADKIYVDKASIVGSIGVLMDSFGFTGLMDKLGIQRRLHTSGENKGFFDPFSPETPKMDQHAQDMLDQIHAQFIDAVRQGRGKRLHETPDMFSGLFWTGQKSVELGLADGFGDADYVARDLFKAPDIVDYTVKESITDRVARKFGAAVGGGAVRAMALGAKLNLH comes from the coding sequence ATGCCTGACAATTTGACTCCCGAGCCGAAGGAACCGTCCTTGACGGGGCGTCCCCGTTCGCCTGCCGATGAACCCGGCTGGGAGCGCGCGGCGCTCGAGCGCATTGCGCTCGCGGCAGTCAACGAGCAGCGCGCGGCGCGACGCTGGAAGATCTTTTTCCGTTTCGTGTTTCTGATCGTGCTGGTGCTGGCGATCTGGGGCGCGGTCGATTTCTCCGGCGACAAGGTTGCCACCAGCGGGCGGCACACGGCGATGGTGACGCTTGACGGCGAAATCGCGGCGGATACCAATGCAAACGCCGAAGATATCAACACGGCACTGGACAGCGCCTTCGACGACGCCGGCACGGCCGGCGTGATCCTGCGCTGCAATAGCCCAGGCGGCAGTCCGGTGCAGGCGGGCATCATCTACAACGAAATCCGCCGGCTGCGGGCGAAGTATCCATCTATTCCGTTGTATGTCGTGGTCGGCGATATGTGCGCGTCGGGCGGCTACTACGCGGCGGCGGCCGCCGACAAGATTTATGTCGACAAGGCGAGCATCGTCGGGTCGATCGGCGTGTTGATGGATAGCTTCGGTTTCACTGGCTTGATGGACAAGCTCGGTATCCAGCGTCGGTTGCATACATCGGGTGAAAACAAGGGCTTTTTCGATCCGTTCTCGCCGGAAACGCCGAAGATGGATCAACATGCCCAAGACATGCTCGATCAGATTCACGCGCAGTTCATCGATGCGGTGCGCCAGGGCCGTGGCAAGCGCCTGCACGAAACGCCGGATATGTTCTCGGGGCTCTTCTGGACCGGACAAAAAAGCGTCGAACTCGGTCTGGCCGATGGTTTCGGCGACGCCGACTACGTGGCGCGCGACCTGTTCAAGGCGCCGGATATCGTCGATTACACGGTCAAAGAAAGCATTACGGATCGCGTTGCGCGCAAATTTGGCGCGGCGGTGGGTGGCGGCGCCGTTCGGGCGATGGCGTTGGGTGCGAAGCTGAACCTGCACTGA
- a CDS encoding DUF177 domain-containing protein → MTQHPGNPAGLSDPHSLDLFEFARSGRQAAGVVRVSQLPRMLNEVPAEAPDRDTAFTWQAEGATQPELQDDGTEGPQPYLRLAVHGAAWLECQRCMTPYLQAFNVDATYRIVNTEAEAEEFPLDEDEVEVIVGSRQFDLVDLIEEELLLSLPLVPKHEVCPEVHESLLSGADGTEGEGEDAALDEADEGAEPERPNPFAALESLKRGSDDKKH, encoded by the coding sequence ATGACTCAACATCCTGGCAACCCTGCAGGTCTGTCCGACCCGCACAGTCTCGATCTGTTCGAATTTGCGCGGAGTGGGCGTCAGGCCGCGGGTGTCGTGCGCGTCTCGCAACTGCCGCGCATGTTAAACGAAGTCCCGGCTGAAGCGCCAGACCGCGATACCGCGTTCACCTGGCAGGCCGAAGGCGCGACGCAGCCGGAATTGCAGGACGACGGCACCGAGGGTCCGCAGCCGTATTTGAGGCTGGCGGTTCACGGCGCCGCCTGGCTCGAATGTCAGCGGTGCATGACGCCGTACTTGCAGGCGTTCAACGTCGATGCAACTTACCGGATCGTCAACACTGAGGCGGAAGCCGAAGAGTTTCCGCTCGACGAGGATGAAGTCGAAGTGATCGTGGGCTCGCGCCAGTTCGATCTCGTCGACTTGATCGAAGAAGAGTTGCTGCTTTCCCTGCCGCTCGTGCCGAAGCACGAAGTCTGTCCTGAAGTGCACGAGAGTCTCCTCTCGGGTGCGGATGGCACGGAAGGCGAGGGCGAAGACGCCGCGCTGGACGAAGCCGATGAGGGCGCCGAGCCCGAACGGCCCAATCCGTTCGCGGCGCTCGAAAGCCTCAAGCGCGGGTCGGACGACAAGAAGCATTGA
- the plsX gene encoding phosphate acyltransferase PlsX, producing MTVKLTIDCMGGDHGPSVTVPAAVNFARSHPDAQLLLVGIETAIRAQLKKLKAQDLPALTVVPATEIVAMDDPVEVALRKKKDSSMRVALNRVKEGEAQACVSAGNTGALMAVSRYVLKTLPGIERPAIAFALPNPDGYTTMLDLGANVDCEPQHLLQFAEMGHALVSAIEGKERPTIGLLNIGEEVIKGNDTIKRAGELLRASTLNFHGNVEGNDIFKGTVDVIVCDGFVGNVALKTSEGLAQMLNDMIKEEFGRSWLTKVMAVLALPVLMRFKKRVDHRQYNGAALLGLRGLVIKSHGSADAYGFEWAIKRGYDAVKNGVLERLARSMEENAGSLEQAQRDASGAGHASPIAGQPAEPYAAQSSKA from the coding sequence ATGACAGTAAAGCTCACGATAGATTGCATGGGAGGCGACCACGGCCCGTCCGTGACCGTTCCCGCTGCCGTCAACTTCGCTCGTTCGCATCCCGACGCGCAACTGCTGCTCGTCGGCATTGAAACTGCGATTCGTGCACAGCTGAAGAAGTTGAAGGCACAAGACCTGCCGGCGCTGACCGTCGTGCCTGCTACCGAGATCGTCGCCATGGACGATCCGGTTGAAGTCGCGCTGCGCAAGAAAAAAGATTCATCCATGCGCGTGGCGCTGAACCGTGTTAAGGAAGGCGAGGCGCAAGCCTGCGTCTCCGCCGGCAATACCGGCGCATTGATGGCGGTGTCGCGCTACGTGCTGAAAACGCTGCCGGGCATCGAACGCCCGGCCATCGCGTTCGCACTGCCCAATCCCGACGGCTATACGACCATGCTCGACCTGGGCGCCAACGTCGACTGCGAACCGCAGCATCTGCTGCAGTTCGCGGAGATGGGGCACGCGCTCGTCTCGGCGATCGAAGGCAAGGAGCGGCCCACCATCGGCCTGCTCAACATCGGCGAAGAAGTCATCAAGGGCAACGACACCATCAAGCGGGCCGGCGAACTGTTGCGCGCAAGCACGCTGAACTTCCACGGCAACGTGGAAGGCAACGACATCTTCAAGGGCACGGTCGACGTGATCGTCTGCGACGGCTTCGTCGGCAACGTCGCGCTGAAGACGTCGGAAGGTCTCGCGCAGATGCTCAACGACATGATCAAGGAAGAGTTCGGCCGTTCGTGGCTCACCAAGGTCATGGCCGTGCTGGCGCTGCCGGTATTGATGCGCTTCAAGAAGCGCGTCGATCATCGCCAATACAACGGCGCCGCGTTGCTCGGTCTGCGCGGACTCGTGATCAAAAGCCACGGATCGGCAGACGCCTACGGGTTTGAGTGGGCTATCAAACGCGGGTATGATGCCGTCAAAAACGGCGTGCTGGAACGCCTTGCGCGATCCATGGAAGAGAACGCCGGTTCTCTCGAACAGGCACAGCGCGACGCGAGCGGCGCGGGCCACGCAAGCCCGATCGCGGGCCAGCCTGCCGAGCCCTACGCTGCGCAATCCTCGAAGGCATAA
- the fabD gene encoding ACP S-malonyltransferase, translating to MKFAFVFPGQGSQTVGMLNAFADHAIVRETVQEASDALNQDLGKLIAEGPADDLNLTTNTQPVMLTAAYAIYRAWQQAGGPLPSIVAGHSLGEYTALVAAGAIAFRDAVPLVRFRAQAMQTAVPVGEGGMAAILGLDDDTVRAVCAEASAAGIVEAVNFNAPAQVVIAGHKAAVEKACEVAKAKGAKRALPLPVSAPFHSSLLKPASDQLREYLASVNVQVPSIPVVNNVDVAVVNEPAQIKDALVRQAAGAVRWVESVQAIAAQGVTHVIECGPGKVLAGLTKRIDGNLVGASVFDPASLEETLKLVTAG from the coding sequence ATGAAATTTGCGTTCGTTTTTCCTGGCCAGGGCTCGCAGACCGTGGGCATGCTCAACGCGTTCGCCGATCACGCGATCGTGCGCGAGACGGTTCAGGAAGCCTCCGATGCACTCAATCAGGACCTCGGCAAGCTGATCGCCGAAGGCCCCGCCGACGATCTGAATCTCACCACCAACACCCAGCCGGTCATGCTGACCGCCGCCTACGCGATCTATCGTGCGTGGCAGCAGGCAGGCGGCCCGCTGCCGTCGATCGTCGCGGGTCATAGCCTCGGCGAATACACGGCGCTGGTCGCGGCGGGCGCGATCGCGTTCCGCGATGCCGTGCCGCTCGTGCGTTTCCGCGCGCAGGCGATGCAGACGGCGGTGCCGGTCGGCGAAGGCGGCATGGCCGCGATTCTCGGCCTCGACGACGACACGGTGCGCGCGGTGTGCGCGGAAGCGTCGGCGGCGGGTATCGTCGAAGCGGTGAATTTCAATGCGCCGGCGCAAGTCGTGATCGCGGGCCACAAGGCCGCGGTCGAGAAGGCCTGCGAAGTGGCGAAGGCGAAGGGCGCGAAGCGCGCGCTGCCGCTGCCGGTATCGGCACCGTTCCATTCGTCGCTGCTCAAGCCGGCGTCGGACCAGCTGCGCGAGTATCTGGCGAGCGTCAACGTGCAGGTGCCGTCCATTCCCGTCGTCAACAACGTCGACGTCGCCGTGGTCAACGAGCCTGCGCAGATCAAGGATGCGCTGGTGCGTCAGGCGGCCGGCGCGGTGCGTTGGGTCGAGAGCGTGCAGGCGATTGCCGCGCAGGGCGTCACGCACGTGATCGAGTGCGGTCCGGGCAAGGTGCTCGCGGGTCTGACCAAGCGCATCGACGGGAATCTGGTC
- a CDS encoding Rieske 2Fe-2S domain-containing protein, producing MSTVGAESSGEAVRICASGELVDGGAGVRRAATLGGGEVVVFFVRYDGRAYGYLNRCAHVPMELDWSEGQFFESSGLYLMCATHGAIYAPDTGKCVGGPCRGGRLRPVQVDERDTPEGRAVFWLPDGELRPAAP from the coding sequence ATGAGCACCGTCGGCGCGGAGAGTTCGGGCGAAGCGGTGCGCATCTGCGCGTCCGGAGAACTGGTCGACGGCGGCGCGGGCGTGCGCCGCGCGGCCACGCTCGGCGGCGGCGAGGTCGTGGTGTTTTTCGTTCGCTACGACGGCCGCGCCTACGGTTACCTGAACCGCTGCGCTCACGTGCCGATGGAGCTTGACTGGTCTGAGGGTCAGTTCTTCGAATCGTCCGGTTTATACTTGATGTGCGCTACGCACGGCGCGATTTACGCGCCGGATACCGGCAAATGCGTGGGCGGACCGTGCCGCGGCGGCAGATTGCGTCCCGTTCAGGTCGACGAACGGGATACGCCCGAAGGCCGTGCCGTTTTCTGGTTGCCCGACGGCGAATTGCGTCCGGCCGCTCCCTGA
- the rpmF gene encoding 50S ribosomal protein L32: MAVQQNKKSPSKRGMHRSHDFLTAAPLAVEPSTGEVHLRHHVSPNGYYRGKKVVKTKND, translated from the coding sequence ATGGCAGTTCAACAAAACAAGAAGTCGCCGTCGAAGCGCGGCATGCACCGTTCGCACGATTTCCTGACGGCAGCGCCGCTGGCCGTGGAACCGAGCACGGGCGAAGTGCATCTGCGTCACCACGTTAGCCCGAACGGCTACTATCGCGGCAAGAAAGTCGTCAAGACGAAGAACGACTAA